The following are from one region of the Betta splendens chromosome 15, fBetSpl5.4, whole genome shotgun sequence genome:
- the LOC114870844 gene encoding serine/threonine-protein kinase ICK-like isoform X6: MKENLYQLMKDRTRLFPESAVRNIMFQILQGLAFIHKHGFFHRDMKPENLLCMGPELVKIADFGLAREIRSRPPYTDYVSTRWYRAPEVLLRSTSYSSPIDQWAVGCIMAELYTLRPLFPGSSEVDTIFKICQVLGTPKKNDWPEGYQLASAMNFRWPQCVPTNLKTLIPNASPEAIHLMTDLLQWDPKKRPASAQALRYSYFHVGQALGTPQQILELGRPQPSLVPLQAPLQSQQTLQQQPLLLKPVPPPQPPPPNQHCSPSRPLQQIQPSPVSAAPQGAVYQRHTELMREQQPKHILKQERTEGTPQSHLPYIVDKSLQSKQTRQESENANLLSCQLKPKVGRRRWGHGTGHLKGEDWDDYEETDLTSTTILGKSNFSTGKSRQGEDTVCRYGNVLDFSRSSGKGDTPLNLNKAAAYQEPSRTASAKQHYLRQSRYLPGECASPSLSPSGISTKKNVAINASKDFNGSHFWGNSTIPFGGTLPSRGAHGTNTIPGGYMPSFYNKGTGSPGHRGHQGPLGESTASNYATWRSGRSQINTSTNLPSANKSTPSLLPRPPVQTIHGRTDWSAKYGHR; this comes from the exons ATGAAGGAAAATTTATATCAGCTAATGAAAGACAG GACGCGGCTGTTTCCTGAATCTGCTGTAAGAAATATTATGTTTCAGATACTACAGGGACTTGCATTCATTCATAAGCATG GATTTTTTCACAGGGACATGAAACCTGAGAACCTTCTGTGCATGGGCCCAGAGCTGGTAAAGATAGCTGACTTCGGTCTTGCCCGTGAGATCAGATCCCGGCCACCGTACACAGACTATGTCTCAACTAGATG GTACAGAGCTCCTGAAGTGCTCCTCAGATCCACATCGTACAGTTCTCCCATAGACCAGTGGGCAGTTGGCTGCATCATGGCAGAGCTTTATACGCTTAGGCCTCTTTTCCCAGGTTCCAGTGAAGTAGACACTATATTCAAGATTTGCCAAGTGTTGGGCACACCAAAGAAG AACGATTGGCCGGAAGGATACCAGCTGGCAAGTGCTATGAATTTTCGTTGGCCTCAATGTGTTCCCACTAACCTGAAGACACTGATCCCAAATGCCAGTCCTGAAGCCATCCACCTGATGACAGACCTGCTCCAGTGGGATCCCAAAAAGAGACCCGCATCTGCACAA GCCCTCAGGTACTCTTATTTCCACGTGGGCCAGGCTCTGGGCACTCCTCAGCAGATTCTTGAGCTGGGCAGACCTCAGCCAAGTCTTGTTCCACTACAGGCTCCGCTTCAGTCCCAACAGACGCTGCAACAGCAGCCCCTGCTGCTTAAGCCCGTGCCCCCGCCCCAACCACCACCTCCCAACCAACACTGCTCcccctccaggcctctccagcAAATCCAGCCTTCGcctgtctctgcagctcccCAGGGAGCGGTGTACCAGCGACACACAGAGCTGATGCGAGAGCAGCAGCCGAAGCACATCCTCAAGCAGGAGCGAACTGAAGGAACTCCACAGAGCCATCTTCCTTACATTGTTGACAAGAGTCTCCAGAGCAAG CAAACAAGACAGGAATCAGAAAATGCAAACCTGCTGAGCTGTCAGTTGAAACCGAAAGTAGGGCGGCGGCGTTGGGGCCACGGCACAGGACACCTTAAGGGTGAAGACTGGGATGACTACGAAGAAACGGATCTGACATCCACAACAATTCTCGGAAAAAGTAACTTCTCCACAGGGAAGTCAAGACAGGGGGAGGACACAGTGTGCAG ATATGGAAATGTTCTGGATTTCAGTAGATCCAGTGGAAAAGGTGATACACCTTTAAACCTGAACAAGGCCGCAGCCTACCAAGAGCCATCGAGGACTGCCTCAGCAAAGCAGCATTACTTAAGGCAGTCAAGATACTTACCTG GGGAATGCGCCTCCccatctctgtctccttcagGCATTAGCACAAAGAAGAATGTGGCCATAAATGCCAGTAAAGATTTCAATGGAAGCCATTTTTGGGGAAACAGTACCATTCCATTTGGAGGGACTCTACCGAGCAGAGGTGCTCATG GTACAAATACTATTCCTGGTGGATACATGCCGTCATTTTACAACAAAGGCACAGGCTCTCCTGGTCATAGAGGGCATCAGGGACCTTTAGGGGAATCAACAGCATCAA attATGCAACGTGGCGGTCAGGTCGGAGCCAAATCAACACCTCCACCAACCTGCCATCAGCCAACAAGAGCACTCCCAGTCTGCTGCCACGTCCACCGGTGCAGACAATCCACGGGCGAACTGACTGGTCTGCCAAATATGGACACCGTTAG